One genomic region from Bufo bufo chromosome 3, aBufBuf1.1, whole genome shotgun sequence encodes:
- the LOC120996611 gene encoding ecto-ADP-ribosyltransferase 5-like isoform X1, whose product MMYHSLNLLFLTSVSVFLDFAGICPDQHVEDGVQISSLISWKKSKKVSGGQTSSDKYDFLPSMKCKHQLLDFNRNSFDDQYIGCSDQYETDLMPKILTREKSFNLAFGLAWDRAAVQWNKMKRTVHLPGEFRDEFGIAIIVYTTDWPESSPIYKELNGNVTVAGKSRGHYMENFHYKALHFYLTRALQVLRKNSKRQTRTYKVYRGTDKSLQVSEEVDLRFGRFTSSSRNIEVAKEYSEGLFFEMTTCFGVDIHRISFFPKEQEVLIPVAEKFRFVEKQGNTYVLDSTCEVCSHFNCTYFGDEKRDFPVCSLVP is encoded by the exons ATGATGTACCATTCACTAAACCTCCTGTTTCTCACTTCGGTGtctgtgtttctggattttgccggGATCTGTCCAG ATCAGCATGTAGAAGATGGAGTCCAGATTTCTAGTCTAATAAGTTGGAAGAAAAGCAAGAAAGTTTCAGGAGGACAAACGAGTTCGGACAAGTACGACTTCCTGCCATCG ATGAAATGCAAGCATCAGTTACTGGATTTTAATCGCAATTCATTTGACGACCAATACATTGGATGCTCGGATCAATATGAGACAGATCTCATGCCAAAAATTTTAACTCGGGAGAAATCCTTCAACTTGGCCTTTGGTTTGGCATGGGACCGGGCAGCAGTACAGTGGAACAAAATGAAGAGAACAGTGCATCTTCCTGGTGAGTTTAGGGATGAGTTTGGGATAGCGATCATCGTCTACACCACAGACTGGCCAGAGAGCAGTCCAATCTATAAAGAACTCAATGGGAATGTGACCGTGGCTGGAAAGTCCAGAGGACACTACATGGAGAACTTCCACTATAAGGCTTTACACTTCTACTTGACTCGAGCCTTGCAAGTGCTAAGGAAGAACTCAAAAAGACAAACAAGAACTTATAAAGTTTACAGGGGCACAGACAAGTCTCTGCAGGTATCAGAGGAGGTGGATCTGAGGTTTGGGAGATTCACCTCTTCCTCTCGGAATATAGAAGTTGCTAAAGAATATTCAGAGGGATTGTTCTTCGAGATGACAACCTGCTTTGGAGTTGACATCCACAGAATCTCCTTCTTCCCAAAAGAGCAGGAAGTCTTGATACCGGTGGCTGAGAAGTTTCGATTTGTGGAAAAACAAGGGAACACTTATGTTTTAGACAGCACATGTGAAGTGTGCAGTCACTTCAACTGTACGTATTTTGGAG ACGAGAAACGGGATTTCCCTGTGTGCAGTTTGG TTCCCTGA
- the LOC120996611 gene encoding ecto-ADP-ribosyltransferase 5-like isoform X2 codes for MMYHSLNLLFLTSVSVFLDFAGICPDQHVEDGVQISSLISWKKSKKVSGGQTSSDKYDFLPSMKCKHQLLDFNRNSFDDQYIGCSDQYETDLMPKILTREKSFNLAFGLAWDRAAVQWNKMKRTVHLPGEFRDEFGIAIIVYTTDWPESSPIYKELNGNVTVAGKSRGHYMENFHYKALHFYLTRALQVLRKNSKRQTRTYKVYRGTDKSLQVSEEVDLRFGRFTSSSRNIEVAKEYSEGLFFEMTTCFGVDIHRISFFPKEQEVLIPVAEKFRFVEKQGNTYVLDSTCEVCSHFNCTYFGVP; via the exons ATGATGTACCATTCACTAAACCTCCTGTTTCTCACTTCGGTGtctgtgtttctggattttgccggGATCTGTCCAG ATCAGCATGTAGAAGATGGAGTCCAGATTTCTAGTCTAATAAGTTGGAAGAAAAGCAAGAAAGTTTCAGGAGGACAAACGAGTTCGGACAAGTACGACTTCCTGCCATCG ATGAAATGCAAGCATCAGTTACTGGATTTTAATCGCAATTCATTTGACGACCAATACATTGGATGCTCGGATCAATATGAGACAGATCTCATGCCAAAAATTTTAACTCGGGAGAAATCCTTCAACTTGGCCTTTGGTTTGGCATGGGACCGGGCAGCAGTACAGTGGAACAAAATGAAGAGAACAGTGCATCTTCCTGGTGAGTTTAGGGATGAGTTTGGGATAGCGATCATCGTCTACACCACAGACTGGCCAGAGAGCAGTCCAATCTATAAAGAACTCAATGGGAATGTGACCGTGGCTGGAAAGTCCAGAGGACACTACATGGAGAACTTCCACTATAAGGCTTTACACTTCTACTTGACTCGAGCCTTGCAAGTGCTAAGGAAGAACTCAAAAAGACAAACAAGAACTTATAAAGTTTACAGGGGCACAGACAAGTCTCTGCAGGTATCAGAGGAGGTGGATCTGAGGTTTGGGAGATTCACCTCTTCCTCTCGGAATATAGAAGTTGCTAAAGAATATTCAGAGGGATTGTTCTTCGAGATGACAACCTGCTTTGGAGTTGACATCCACAGAATCTCCTTCTTCCCAAAAGAGCAGGAAGTCTTGATACCGGTGGCTGAGAAGTTTCGATTTGTGGAAAAACAAGGGAACACTTATGTTTTAGACAGCACATGTGAAGTGTGCAGTCACTTCAACTGTACGTATTTTGGAG TTCCCTGA